One genomic region from Anabaena sp. PCC 7108 encodes:
- a CDS encoding CRISPR-associated protein Csx3, whose amino-acid sequence MTTYNIELKDDILRVSFGEPAQNDQIVKDAAMRLEEMSRSGELIGGQLLKINGPVSIPVAFVLAHKLAHIYGAIGFFDPKLRKYVICITHNPAYKLGDLID is encoded by the coding sequence GTGACTACTTACAACATTGAGTTAAAAGACGATATTTTGCGGGTGAGTTTTGGTGAACCTGCCCAAAATGACCAGATTGTTAAAGATGCTGCTATGCGGTTGGAGGAAATGTCACGGTCGGGGGAATTAATAGGAGGACAACTGCTGAAGATTAATGGACCCGTTTCTATACCTGTAGCTTTTGTGTTAGCTCATAAATTAGCCCATATTTACGGTGCAATTGGTTTTTTTGACCCAAAATTACGTAAATACGTGATTTGCATCACACATAATCCAGCCTATAAACTGGGAGACTTGATTGATTGA
- a CDS encoding TIGR03985 family CRISPR-associated protein, with protein MSEQIFSDVPQPELLQWLARGSLKQNLLRAVRLWVWLRSLYGEGQDLLFLEDGFTLADWKNAFFSSTHPKGEAIPQFHDPNCHCAKTTSDWLFDAKTGLNQETWKHSLLSHVDISNLDEVLQKRLFGVTRRSLQADLQILEELGWLENQEQKYHRVQYLPSRPITTKHNINELHFLNQEDLAEIAQNLSQKIDGVQRFFFKLDYVVTAIDEVENWQDELRKIWSQNPVPPIKLIYNSARLKESVECLVYPVCIYYVQRAVYLCAFGESPDRKTDWYNFRLDRIVNINPIPWTNIAIPKNLQQRYQRRNLPNPEEIELQMDKALGFDFYLESRLMLLRFDRDYHERYIQDTSRHKTFNLITYQKAKSLIQNSVVNPEQKAELLKIIANRSPKDAYYSLQYRHGDNNVIMRLRAWRPKVEILLPDDLRQRIAADITKELGLYHHSHL; from the coding sequence GTGTCTGAGCAAATTTTTTCTGATGTTCCCCAACCAGAACTGCTGCAATGGTTAGCACGCGGTTCTCTCAAACAAAACCTACTGCGTGCAGTTCGTTTGTGGGTGTGGTTACGTTCTTTATACGGAGAAGGTCAAGACCTTTTATTCTTAGAAGATGGTTTTACTTTGGCAGATTGGAAAAATGCTTTTTTTAGTTCCACACACCCCAAAGGAGAAGCAATTCCTCAATTCCATGACCCTAACTGTCATTGTGCCAAAACTACCTCTGACTGGTTATTTGATGCTAAAACCGGATTGAATCAGGAAACATGGAAGCACTCTTTATTATCTCATGTTGATATCTCTAATTTAGATGAAGTCCTACAAAAGCGATTATTTGGTGTAACTCGTCGTTCCTTACAAGCGGATTTACAAATTTTAGAAGAATTAGGTTGGCTAGAAAATCAAGAACAAAAATATCATCGAGTCCAATATTTACCTTCTCGTCCTATAACCACAAAACATAATATTAATGAACTACATTTTCTCAATCAAGAAGATTTAGCAGAAATTGCTCAGAATCTTTCTCAAAAAATTGATGGTGTACAACGTTTCTTTTTTAAACTAGACTATGTTGTAACTGCTATAGACGAAGTTGAAAATTGGCAGGATGAACTCAGAAAAATTTGGTCACAAAATCCAGTTCCACCGATTAAGTTAATTTATAATAGTGCCAGATTAAAAGAATCTGTAGAATGTTTGGTTTATCCTGTTTGCATTTACTATGTGCAACGTGCAGTTTATTTGTGTGCTTTTGGAGAAAGTCCTGATCGAAAAACAGATTGGTATAACTTTAGATTGGATAGAATTGTAAATATTAATCCAATCCCATGGACAAATATAGCCATTCCCAAGAATTTACAACAGCGTTATCAAAGAAGAAATTTACCAAATCCAGAAGAAATAGAATTGCAAATGGATAAAGCATTAGGATTTGATTTTTATTTAGAATCTCGACTGATGTTGTTACGATTTGACCGAGATTATCATGAACGCTACATTCAGGATACATCTCGGCATAAAACATTTAACTTGATTACCTACCAAAAAGCAAAAAGCTTGATTCAAAATTCTGTAGTTAATCCAGAACAAAAAGCAGAATTATTAAAAATAATTGCGAATCGTTCCCCAAAAGATGCTTATTACAGCCTTCAATATCGACATGGAGATAATAATGTAATTATGCGTTTACGAGCTTGGCGACCAAAAGTAGAAATTCTATTACCTGATGATTTAAGACAAAGAATAGCGGCTGATATTACCAAAGAGCTAGGTCTTTATCACCATTCCCATCTATAG